One Pirellulales bacterium DNA window includes the following coding sequences:
- the hemB gene encoding porphobilinogen synthase, with product MNAPRPSESGFPTTRMRRLRYHPRLREMIRAVRLDPRRLIQPLFVRPGSKIRQEIGTMPGVHQLSIDELVRDAEQLAAAGVGGVILFGIPSEKDSLGRDAYSETGIVQQAVRALKRATPDLLVVTDVCFCEYTDHGHCGVVNQTTGRTDVDNDATLELLARQVVSHAQAGVDMVAPSGMMDGMVGAIRQALDGAGFAHLPVMSYAAKYSSAFYGPFRDAAESAPAFGDRRTYQMDAAADPGQALREVELDLAEGADIIMVKPALAYLDILRSVRDRFPGVPLAAYNVSGEYSMVKAAAARGWLDERSVVLESLIAMHRAGADMILTYWARDVAGWLS from the coding sequence ATGAACGCTCCGCGTCCCTCCGAATCGGGCTTTCCCACGACCCGCATGCGGCGTTTGCGGTATCATCCCCGGCTGCGCGAAATGATTCGCGCCGTGCGGCTCGATCCGCGCCGCCTGATCCAGCCCCTCTTCGTCCGCCCTGGCAGCAAGATCCGCCAAGAAATCGGCACGATGCCGGGCGTGCATCAATTGTCGATCGACGAACTGGTTCGCGATGCCGAGCAATTGGCCGCGGCCGGCGTCGGCGGCGTGATCCTGTTCGGTATACCGAGCGAGAAAGACTCGCTGGGGCGCGACGCCTACAGCGAGACGGGCATCGTGCAACAAGCTGTGCGAGCATTGAAACGCGCCACGCCCGATTTGTTGGTCGTCACCGACGTTTGCTTTTGCGAATACACCGATCATGGACATTGTGGCGTCGTGAACCAGACAACGGGTCGGACGGACGTCGATAACGACGCGACGCTCGAACTGCTGGCTCGGCAGGTGGTCAGTCATGCGCAGGCGGGCGTCGACATGGTGGCCCCCAGCGGGATGATGGACGGTATGGTCGGCGCGATCCGGCAGGCGCTCGACGGCGCCGGCTTCGCCCATCTGCCGGTGATGAGTTACGCGGCCAAGTATTCGAGCGCCTTTTACGGTCCGTTCCGCGATGCGGCGGAAAGCGCGCCGGCCTTTGGCGATCGCCGCACGTATCAAATGGACGCCGCTGCCGATCCGGGTCAGGCCCTGCGCGAGGTCGAACTCGATCTGGCCGAGGGGGCCGACATCATCATGGTCAAGCCGGCGCTCGCCTATCTCGACATTCTGCGCAGTGTGCGCGACCGCTTTCCCGGCGTGCCCCTGGCCGCTTATAACGTGTCGGGCGAGTACAGCATGGTCAAGGCGGCCGCCGCCCGAGGCTGGCTCGACGAGCGCAGCGTCGTGCTCGAATCGCTGATCGCGATGCACCGTGCCGGCGCCGACATGATCCTCACCTATTGGGCGCGTGACGTTGCCGGCTGGCTGTCGTAG